The Pyxicephalus adspersus chromosome 1, UCB_Pads_2.0, whole genome shotgun sequence sequence GCAGCTTATTTCCTAGGATAACTGGCTGCAACACAATAGAAAAATGATTTGTAGCCCATAGAAGTCCAAACATTTGTAGCTAAGCCCATAAAAGTGAATAAAGAGCGATTGTCATTGGTTGCTTAAACAAAACTCTGCTAAAACTCAATTGATCAACTGAGCTATAGATTACTAAAAATGAGCTATCAACTCTATAGAAAATAACAATTATCTACTTagcaagagataaaaaaaagaaagttaacaATATCCAAAATATGTCATAGCCCTAACCtgacttttttatgttctttgagGATCTTTGAAAAGATAAAACTTCACTTCACAGcacaaaagagagagagaaagaaatccAATCCCTGTGGTAAATATTTCTACTGAAATGGTTGCCGAGCCCTGAAATATGTATAAATTAGAAGGGGAGGTAAGGGGAATGGAGGGGGTAGCGGCTCTTTACGGCAAGTAGATTTGATATAATATAAACTCGTTTATTAAATTCACTAAAATCAACGTATTTCAAACAATATATAGgatacaaattaaaaagaaaccatGCTGGTTTCAACACATGGTTTCATAGTGCAATATGTTTGGTCTAGTTCAAATGTATATACTTCTGGGccctcccgacgcgtttcgcccatatgggcttcctcaggagattaaTCGAGACCCTTggtatgatattattattaggtaaataAGTATATATCAGATAAGTAATCTTTTTCATTATTGTTGTAAGACATTTCTGTACTTCTACGCAAGAGAACTAGTTTctatacataattaaataataccTATTCATTGTATTCCTGTCCtcagtttcaatacatttttcatattgttatttatactatcATACTATCTGAACTTTATCAATCTTATTTAATTGTAACATCCTttatgtttgattgtttttttttgtttttttttaattgttggcaACAAAAACACTGCTGACATTATACTAATGTACCAGATACTAATGTACCAcataaatgttttctaataattAGCTTGTGTTATTCAAATGTTCAGATACAGGAATAAGCTATATCTTGTGAAAAATGCTGTATTGAAATTGAGGGCAGGAATACAATGAATAGTTATTTAATTATGTATAGAGACTACTTCTCTTGCCGTTGAAGTACAGAATTAGAATTACAACTACCATATTACACTGTGAgtgatttctttttaactttgtatCCTATATCTTGTTTGAAATACATTGATTTTAGTgaatttaataaatgattttatattatatcaaatCTACTTGCCGTAAAGAGCCGCTATCCCCTCAATTACCCCACCTccccttttaatttatttacttcaAAGCATTTAGAACAACTCTGAATGATGTTATTGGCTGGCTTTGATTTAGAGTGGTATCAGACAGTGTTTTGGCAGGGATTCGGATGATCTGCAGACAGGTGGTACGTAACATCTTATAAATAACCCAGAATATGGAGATTAATTGTATCTTGAACTGAAAACAGGATGCTCTGACACTTACATGTTACTGATAACAACATGGGACAAAAGGAACCGGGACCCACCTTAGCAACTTGTTAATATATGACATTTCCTGGGTTTGTCTGTACAATGGGAGCTGCAGCTATTAATCAGCATAAATCCAACTATCACAGTGACTGACTACGTGTCCATATTTTGTATCTCAGTTATCCGTTTGCTGTTACAGATATTTACGCACATTTACACACCTTGCTTGTACCCTATTGTTGTCCATTCATGAATGTTTTCACAAGACTTACCCAACTTTTATCCTAAATGATGTGTATATTACATTAGATTCCATATGActtttacattatactaattgaattgaatgtgaaaaatgtgagAATTTAGTGAAAGTTGGGTAAACTTGaatgaaaacatatattatatatgtttatatgataaaatattaaaaaatgtactacaGTGTGTGTGCTACTGCAACGTGCAGTAATACACCTTATGTGCATTGGTACATTAAGTGTTTTTAAATTGGACCTCAATGCAGCCCTATCTACAATGTACAATAACACACTACAATCCATTGTGGTGCACTGAAAAATGCGGATAaactttgcaaattaaaaaaataaataacacctgTCCAGTATGTCCCGTGCCatcccatcttcctttttctttccggCACAGACTGGACACCGGgcatggccatcttcttccttctgacGTCACCCGCTCCTGCACtccgcaggtgtgagattgggtgataaacctttctgaaaatgtaaaaacaatgtgcCAATCACACTGTGCATACATTCCAAGAATGCCCCAAGattggggcatgcgcagaaggagcagcccctCACGTATCCCAGGTGGCTCTTTCGGCAGGTGAGGGGTACTccccaaaaaataagaaaaagtagtaaaaataatgttttcattatgtaaaaaggttaaccacccttttatataaagattaaTTCAAGCATATATTAAAGTAACCcatagtaacaataaaacagtgcCACATTCccaatttaaaataccaaaaaaattgagggattttgggacttttaaggcacaaaGAGTATATTTTTCACAGTGTTTCAAATAATTCATGCCATTTGgtcaacattttcatttgttaaaaacaactttaatacaaaacatcattaaaatccaaaataaatgcaaaatatcttTCTGTATCACTCATTCATGTCATATGTGTATGTCCCTGATGATTTTCATGGATataaccacttcttcaggagggatACAGATACGTctacaaaaaataacaatgtttaattataaataatatatacttaaaaaaacacttaataaaaactttttttcagaaaacatttttacttacatcaaaaacaattctttacacccttttatatattgtaaaaaatgtggcGATAAGTCCACATTAATGCATTACATATCAACATGTGAATTAATGCAATGCATAAAATGCAGACAGGTGTGATTAGCCCTTAAGCCCTTTTCTCTTAACCCAAAGGGCACTATGACTCTACGACTGAGCTCTTccttcataaaaatgtataagaAATGAAGGATGACTTTATCTTGTGTAACACAATTGTGTCAAAGAGTTTATTGTTGAGATCATTGCTTAGATAAGGTGAACTTGAAGTCTGAAGATGAGGCAATAGTGCCAATAAATCACCATAGAAAGATAACTCCaagataaaaatttttttatagaatataagAATATTATCTCATATAAGATTTTTTTGCAACACTTACCAGTCTTGCCACACGCCCAGCCTGTCAAGGGACAGTCAAAGGAGAAGCAGCTCATAAATGAGCCCATTTCTCTGTCTGTCGCTCTGCTCTGTCCACTGACCAGCATGTCTTTGTTGGCATGCAAGCATTGCATTACAACTGACTGCTATCCCATGCTGTATTTCCATCCTTCAGTTTTAGCTTAGTTCTAAAGGGGGTTGCAAAAGAAGGAAGTCAAAtgcttgaattaaaaaatacatttaatgtaatctAAAGTCCCTCCCCATAATCCAAGAGAATATTGCTTGGTTTGATTATTGTAAAGAGGTCTGAAATGATTGGGTCATGCTgtgtatattacagtatatacacagCATGACCCAATcaatcaatataataaattaattacagtatatatatatatatatatatatatatatatatatactgtaattaatttaattaaattaaaaaaaaaaaaactttcaattgtCAAAGCAGGTTCCTCTGGGGTGGGACTAATTTAAATGGTTGCATGTTATCCGTGAAATGCTGCAGAAACAttgacactaaataaataaagtgatatagtgatacattgtaaagataagcaatacattttacagcaggtgtCATAATGTATGAAATCGGAGACAGTTGTACTATATAGTGCTGTTTTTTGACCTTGTAGTTAAGGTGATTTACTATTACAGCTAATTCAGCAATTTACTATCGGATCTTTATGGAAACCTGTCAAACTTAAACATGCAATGGGCATTGggtttactttttttagtaaacCTAACTTTGTTATTcctaatcaatttttttattgttatgtaataGTTAAATTgtgggtatttttttataaaacctgaTTTTCCATTGGAGTCTCATTGAATTGATTTCATCCAAATGGCATCCACAATcacatacaatttaaatttatttctagGGAACTAAGCAGGAATTAGGTTGGTGTTCGGTCAATTAAACAATGGACTGAGTTGAACTAGGAAATAAGTTATGTTACAGTTTCATTTAACaatcaaataacataaaataaaaaagctatagAAATGTTGCCCAATGGAGTTAGATAGGAGTAATACCAATTTCATTTCCTTGTGGCAaatcaaaactaaaattttattgaATGATGAAGAaacattgggctgatttattaaagctttccaaggctggataggatacactttcttcagtgaagctgagtgatccagcaaacctggagagcaaagccttgaagagctttaataagttaggcccgttgtttttttctcctaaaataaaggacctgcttgcttgtatttttttttcagaagtaaaTATAGTCccattttattcttttccaatatttatttattttatttattccatttataTCTAAACCAGCCTTAACCTTTTTTTACCCCTGaacaacccttgaaataattgtaAGTTCTCAAGAAACCCtgtaaaacaccttttttttttaacccatttatATCTAatccagcctttcttaacctttttatccCTGAATAACCCTTGGAATACATTTCAGGTCTCAAGAAACTTCAGGTCCCaggtaacccttaaaataatattcaggtccCGGAGAACCCCTGCTCAAACCAGTTGCTTGAGTAGggctaaattggtggccagtggaagaaaTGCCCCCTTTCAGTGCCATCATTATACTCATGCAGTTCTTGACCTGCAGGCTCTTCttagtggtgttggccccagaattatGAAGGCATCACCAAATTtaaagtcaatcagccacagcttgGGGAACGTCTAGCAAATTCTGGAGGAATCCTGAGGTCctgttttgattttgtttgtttcttcaaCTTTGcaatcaactttttattttgtcttcattcttggctaatatttgcttgttttgattTGAACAGGTCAACAGCCTTGTGAATGAACAATGAATAGCACGGGAAGCGAGAACTCTACCTACAAGTGTAAATTTGATGAAGATTTCAAGTATGTTCTGCTTCCAGTATCCTATGGAATTGTGTTCTGCATCGGGCTTATTCTCAACATCCTGGCCCTTTACATCTTTCTGTTCCGGATTAGGCCTTGGAACGCCTCCACCACATACATGTTTAACTTGGCCGTTTCCGACATAATGTACGTCATCTCACTACCTCTGCTGGTCTATTACTATTCTCAAGGGGACAACTGGCCATTTAGTGTTGCTTTGTGCAAAATTGTTAAATTTCTCTTCTACACCAATATGTACTGCAGCATCTTCTTCTTGCTTTGCATCAGTATCCACCGATTCATTGGTATCTGCTACCCAATGAAGTCCTTGGGATGGTTGAAGGTTCGAAATGCTCGGATCATATCGGTTGTGGTCTGGGTCTTcattgcagctttccagtctCCAATTTTGTACTTTGTGACTACGAGCTCGAATGGAGATAACACCATCTGCCATGACACCTCTAGTGTGGAATTGTTTGATACTTTTGTGGTTTACAGTTCAGTCAGCTTGGCTTTGCTTTTCTGTGTTCCGTTTGTGATCATCATCATCTGCTACGTTTTGATGGCCCGGGCCCTCATGCAGCCCTCAGCAGCTTCTTCTAATACCTCCAACTCCAAGAAGAAGTCAATTAGGATGATCTTTATTGTGTTGCTCGTGTTCATCATCTGCTTTTTACCCTTTCACGTAAACCGAACTTTGTACTATTACTTTAGAAAGTTAGACCTTGACTGCAGTGTGCTGAATGCAATTAACATGGCCTACAAAGTGACCAGACCACTGGCTTGTGCTAACAGCTGTCTAGATCCCATTTTGTACTTTCTCGCTGGACAGTCTGTTCGAAGGAATATTATTTCTAGAAATGGGATCACAAAAGTCAAAAACAAGTTCTCAACCTATGTACGGGAAAATAACTGGAGCTCCGCCACGGACAGTAATACTGCAGTGAATAAGATAAACTCCAGCCCTACTGACAATTCCTCAGCCCCAAGTCCGACCCCAACTGTAATCACCAAGATGTAAATAGCCaagccatatttattaaatataattcagCTGTGTTTTAAGAACAGAATTGCTAGAACCCAATAAAAAGGACCTTTGTTTATAAGTAGCATTTGGGTTGATCATTTTTTGGGGAGATCTCATTTCTCATCTCatgtttcagtaaataaaaaagtaacaatgttttTTCTGAATCACCTACAAtgcattaaaatgatttatttattgaaaataaatggttGCAAGAAAAAAGTCATTACCTTACTTTTGGAGTGTGTATTGAATGGGTAAAAGCATGAGTGGCGGTGTATTGGAATAGGGATATTATACAATATggaaacaatacagaaaaagacAATTAAACAATATGACAACAATGAGTAGCCCTTTTATGTCCAAATCAGCTCTGTCCATTATAACCTA is a genomic window containing:
- the LOC140324280 gene encoding P2Y purinoceptor 2-like, with amino-acid sequence MNSTGSENSTYKCKFDEDFKYVLLPVSYGIVFCIGLILNILALYIFLFRIRPWNASTTYMFNLAVSDIMYVISLPLLVYYYSQGDNWPFSVALCKIVKFLFYTNMYCSIFFLLCISIHRFIGICYPMKSLGWLKVRNARIISVVVWVFIAAFQSPILYFVTTSSNGDNTICHDTSSVELFDTFVVYSSVSLALLFCVPFVIIIICYVLMARALMQPSAASSNTSNSKKKSIRMIFIVLLVFIICFLPFHVNRTLYYYFRKLDLDCSVLNAINMAYKVTRPLACANSCLDPILYFLAGQSVRRNIISRNGITKVKNKFSTYVRENNWSSATDSNTAVNKINSSPTDNSSAPSPTPTVITKM